The Mastacembelus armatus chromosome 9, fMasArm1.2, whole genome shotgun sequence genome contains a region encoding:
- the cxcl13 gene encoding C-X-C motif chemokine 9, which translates to MTPKPVLLLAVLTLCCCIASLHASPKPGCNCLRTTNSVIPFQAIRKIEGFPISGQCRRTEIIITLRSGTPVCVNPDAKWVKTLLNNLRK; encoded by the exons ATGACGCCTAAACCAGTGCTCCTCCTGGCTGTTCTGACTCTCTGCTGCTGTATTGCCTCGCTGCATG cttCTCCCAAGCCAGGGTGTAACTGCTTAAGGACAACCAATAGTGTCATTCCTTTTCAGGCCATCAGGAAAATTGAGGGGTTTCCTATTTCAGGACAGTGCCGCCGAACTGAAATCAT AATCACTCTGAGGTCTGGCACTCCAGTTTGTGTCAATCCAGACGCAAAGTGGGTCAAGACCTTGCTCAACAATTTGCGAAAG TAA